In the Helicoverpa zea isolate HzStark_Cry1AcR chromosome 27, ilHelZeax1.1, whole genome shotgun sequence genome, one interval contains:
- the LOC124643363 gene encoding translin: MCENHVINTIFTDFQRNMDTDQEIREVIRNICKDVGQISREATTVLQVIHHNEAAITPACVKARELFEKAQAGYARLKEALPPNDYYKYQEHWRNMTQRYCFLIALTIWLETGILATHDTVAQILGISVIERKTGFHLDIEDYLNGLLQLCSELARLAVNSVTRGDYEKPLQISKFVMELNAGFRLLNLKNDHLRKRFDVLKYDVKKIEEVVYDLSIRGLRPKPEPTI; encoded by the exons atgtgtgaaaatcATGTAATAAACACCATTTTCACggattttcaaagaaatatggATACGGATCAAGAAATACGTGAG gttATTCGCAACATTTGCAAAGATGTTGGTCAAATATCGCGAGAAGCGACTACAGTTCTTCAAGTAATTCACCATAATGAGGCTGCCA tcacaCCAGCTTGTGTCAAGGCAAGGGAATTATTTGAAAAGGCACAAGCAGGCTACGCAAGACTGAAAGAGGCTTTACCccctaatgattattataa ATACCAGGAGCATTGGCGTAACATGACACAGCGTTACTGCTTCCTCATCGCGCTCACCATCTGGCTGGAGACAGGCATCCTCGCCACACACGACACTGTCGCTCAGATATTAGGCA TAAGTGTCATTGAAAGGAAGACGGGCTTCCATCTAGATATAGAGGACTACCTCAATGGACTGCTGCAGCTGTGCTCTGAGCTG GCTCGCCTGGCAGTCAACTCAGTAACTCGGGGCGACTATGAGAAACCTCTGCAGATCTCTAAGTTTGTCATGGAGTTAAATGCAGGGTTCAG ATTACTGAACCTAAAGAACGATCACCTGCGCAAACGCTTCGACGTTCTGAAATACGACGTGAAGAAGATAGAAGAAGTTGTCTATGATCTCAGTATTAGAGGCTTGCGTCCCAAACCCGAGCCTACTATCTAA
- the LOC124643364 gene encoding adenosine 5'-monophosphoramidase HINT1 — MTFVLTCCLSVIFFTKMAGGEVELAQSAAPAADTIFGKILRKEIPAKFVYEDDQCVAFHDVNPQAPTHILVIPRKPITQLSKADDNDEQLLGHLLIAARKVAHKEGLDKSGFRLVINDGKNGAQSVYHLHIHILGGRQMHWPPG; from the exons ATGACGTTTGTCCTAACATGTTGTCTGTCAGTGATTTTCTTCACAAAAATGGCTGGCGGTGAGGTAGAACTAGCGCAATCGGCCGCTCCGGCCGCAGATACGATATTCGGAAAGATATTGAGAAAGGAAATACCTGCTAAGTTCGTCTATGAAGATGATCAA TGCGTGGCGTTCCATGACGTGAATCCGCAAGCTCCTACGCATATCTTGGTGATACCGAGGAAGCCCATCACACAGCTCTCGaaggcagatgataatgatgaacaaCTCCTTG GTCACCTGCTGATTGCAGCCCGTAAAGTAGCTCACAAAGAAGGACTTGACAAGTCTGGCTTCCGCCTTGTCATCAATGATGGCAAGAACGGAGCCCAGAGTGTCTACCACCTTCACATCCACATCCTAGGAGGCCGCCAAATGCACTGGCCCCCTGGCTAA
- the LOC124643365 gene encoding adenosine 5'-monophosphoramidase HINT2-like, with protein MAVSQKRPSVASVFFGGREPEDTEYIFQDEQCIVFDEQRNKQAPVHFIVVPKKMTPTLSATTVDHEKALGHLLLVAKQIAVEKGLDKSGYHVMVDEQHQTKSLKSLHVFGRALHHMVWPTGPGSRL; from the exons atGGCGGTGTCTCAAAAGAGGCCAAGTGTTGCGTCTGTATTTTTTGGCGGGAGAGAGCCAGAAGATACAGAATATATATTTCAAGATGAACAG tgcATAGTATTTGATGAACAGAGAAACAAACAGGCGCCCGTACATTTCATAGTGGTGCCTAAAAAGATGACCCCTACTCTATCAGCCACAACTGTGGATCACGAAAAAGCATTag GACACTTGTTACTGGTAGCGAAGCAGATTGCTGTAGAAAAGGGCCTAGACAAATCTGGTTATCATGTGATGGTCGATGAACAACATCAAACTAAAAGTCTCAAGTCTCTCCATGTGTTCGGGAGGGCACTGCATCACATGGTGTGGCCCACTGGACCTGGATCTAGACTTTAG